In Candidatus Eremiobacteraceae bacterium, the sequence TGCGGAGGTCGGCGACCGACGGCTTGAGCATCGGGCAAAAATACCAAAAACACGGCTGTTGTTGTAGCTAGGGAGGTCAGTATAATCGAACACACGTTCGATTGCAAGGGCCCATTTTTGTTCCGTATAATGGAAGATATGCAGCAAAACGACTTCAAAAAAGCCGCACGGGCCATGATGCTCGACGCCCTGCGCCGCAATCCCATCGACGCCACCTGGAACGGTCTTCACGAGCACGATCACGAGGTGCCCGACCTCAGCGCCGACGGATTCGACGAAGATGCGCAACGCGCGCGCGACAACGTGCGCGCCCTCGCGGCGTGGTCGCCGCAGTCGCTCTCACCGGAAGACCAAATCGACCATCGCATGCTGCTCGCGCGTTTCGAGACCGAAGCGCGAGAACTTGAAGCGCTCGAACCGCAGCATCACGATCCGTCGCTCTATGCCGACACAGCAGTGAACGGCGTCTACTCGCTGCTCGCGCGCGAATTCGCGCCGCTCGCCGATCGCCTGCCTGCCGTCCAGTCACGACTTGAGAAAATTCCGGGGCTCTTCGACGCAGGTATCAAGAATCTGAAATCGTCGCCCGCGATCTGGACGGAGATCGCGATCGAAGAGACGCAAGGCGCGGCCGATTTTCTGAACGGCGTCGTCGCTCCGCTCGCGCACGACAGCGCGCAGATGCGCAAAGCGCTCGAGGCCGCGCTCGCCGCTTGCACGCGCTACGAGAACTTCTTGCGCGAAACGCATGCGCCGCGCAACGGCATGAGCTTTGCCCTCGGCCGCGAGCTCTTCGATTTCAAACTCCGCGACGAACATCTGCTCCCATACGATTGCGAGTCGCTGCTCGCATTCGGTGAAAGCGCGGTCGCGACGACGCTGGAAGCGCTGCGCCAGGAAGCGACGCGCATCGATCCCGGCAGCGACTGGGGCGCGATCGTCGAAGCCTTGCGCACCGATCATCCGCCGCACGATGCGCTGCTCGCGCACTATCGCGAGGGCGTTGCCGAAGCGCGCGAATTCGTGCGGACGCGCGGCCTGGCGACGATTCCAAGCGGCGAACAGCTGCAGGTCGTGGAGACGCCCACTTTTCTGCGGCCCACCGTGCCGTATGCCGCGTACATGCCGCCGGGCGCGTTTGACAAGCGTCAGGAAGGGCTCTACTACGTCACTCCGGTGAGCGACAAACTGAATGCAGAGGACCGCGCTGAGGCTCTCCTCGGCCAC encodes:
- a CDS encoding DUF885 domain-containing protein, whose amino-acid sequence is MQQNDFKKAARAMMLDALRRNPIDATWNGLHEHDHEVPDLSADGFDEDAQRARDNVRALAAWSPQSLSPEDQIDHRMLLARFETEARELEALEPQHHDPSLYADTAVNGVYSLLAREFAPLADRLPAVQSRLEKIPGLFDAGIKNLKSSPAIWTEIAIEETQGAADFLNGVVAPLAHDSAQMRKALEAALAACTRYENFLRETHAPRNGMSFALGRELFDFKLRDEHLLPYDCESLLAFGESAVATTLEALRQEATRIDPGSDWGAIVEALRTDHPPHDALLAHYREGVAEAREFVRTRGLATIPSGEQLQVVETPTFLRPTVPYAAYMPPGAFDKRQEGLYYVTPVSDKLNAEDRAEALLGHNRYAMLLTNVHEAYPGHHLQLVCANATPSEIRALFDSTVFCEGWALYCEQMMLDEHMTTDPRYRLFQLKDQLWRACRVVIDVKLHTERMTFDEAVDMLVNVARLERPNAIGEVRRYTQSPTQPMSYLTGKQQILDLRESQAALLGARFDLRSFHDRLLSFGTIPVALIARAFDPEK